One stretch of Psilocybe cubensis strain MGC-MH-2018 chromosome 6, whole genome shotgun sequence DNA includes these proteins:
- a CDS encoding DASH complex subunit DAD1 encodes MSQQDEEQSFFERERDRLSREITSGFEELLSSTNALNRKLEEVLGMTKEYDTIAALWHSFYQLMRNSGQDEEVEEELPGLPGTGSHVVAVKQSTSKND; translated from the exons ATGTCTCAACAAGATGAAGAACAAAGCTTCTTCGAAAGGGAGCGCGATAGGTTATCGCGAGAGATCACAAGC GGCTTCGAAGAGTTGCTTTCTTCCACAAATGCATTGAATCGCAAGCTGGAGGAAGTTCTAGGAATGACCAAAGAATACGATACAATCGCTGCACTTTGGCATAGTTTCTACCAACTCATGCGCAACTCTGGACAGGATGaagaagtggaagaagaaCTGCCTGGACTTCCCGGTACTGGCAGTCATGTTGTAGCAGTCAAACAGAGCACTAGCAAGAATGATTAG
- a CDS encoding Protein kinase C-like, which translates to MVGITERVYASVVAKPDKLQGMAAPFGPNSSATLRRSLRRPTSIMSQEIDQKIAETWKHIQTERKILEATQLIRQATSNQDVLRKNEIKIRDAERSLAYFEDTLRELQARKAQLAQRDDPAVPPKGKQYTNLDLIKADTPFTPKKISKMLHQLEFKHQVEMQYKKGIDKMAKLYQADGDKKSKADAESKRFESDKKIHLLESALKRYKNLHILDDVVEDDENDGTGNDGERKDKLRSKPLSGTLYVTVKGARELDHAPVIAASRSRSASKVTETHVSIKVEGTQLAKSHPSRTDRWNEEFEISVDKANEVEIVIYDKQVSEPHAIPIGLLWIRVTDLVDALRRQKAGMDGQGGWVTAGAMPGDNPAGMSIHPQHGDMNSPLGYGANAAGSNPSSGFSGQGSDGIDAWFAVEPAGAIALHLNFVKENVRKRPLDGAGLGGLGRQGAVRKRKGEVHEMNGHKFVQRQFYQLMLCAFCNDFLLNALGYQCEDCRYTCHKKCYEKVVTKCISRSGTGEGDEEKINHRIPHRFEPLTNIGANWCCHCGYMLPLGRKNSRKCSECDITCHANCAHLVPDFCGMSMETANELLKNWKDINQQRSKAQTSRPAGRQYNEPAHTASPSLDSTMDRLKLGGPEVGPPPIDPYGRPISATPPDRYQPQDPRMYQPSSPPQQQQQVLQPYGQPARPPPGARVPIPPAYPQDPMLNRPPNQYDVGPPLQVDPNYGSGGYPSPRMQQQQLQQQQQGSPQAMKGALPPTPQGRPMDRPGSAPVPQSQRIMQQQIPARQASRKRKVGLDDFNFLAVLGKGNFGKVMLAEEKKTNGLYAIKVLKKEFIIDNDEVESTRSEKRVFLVAARERHPFLLGLHSCFQTETRVYFVMEYVSGGDLMLHIQRKQFSLRQAKFYASEVLLALEYFHANGIIYRDLKLDNILLTLDGHVKVGDYGLCKEEMWYGQTTSTFCGTPEFMAPEILLEQRYGRAVDWWAFGVLTYEMLLGQSPFRGDDEDEIFDAILEDEPLYPITMPRDAVSILQKLLTRDPARRLGSGKEDAEEIKRQPFFKDVNFDDVLNKRIPPPYFPTINGSADTSNFDEEFTREQPTLTPVHGQLSSRDQAEFNGFSWVAAWADN; encoded by the exons ATGGTGGGCATAACTGAGCGAGTATATGCGTCTGTAGTGGCCAAGCCGGACAAGTTGCAAGGAATGGCCGC CCCCTTTGGGCCAAACAGCTCAGCCACA CTCAGGCGGTCGCTCCGCAGACCTACATCCATCATG AGTCAAGAGATTGACCAGAAGATCGCGGAGACATGGAAGCATATTCAGACGGAACGAAAGATTCTGGAGGCGACCCAACTCATACGCCAGGCCACCTCAAACCAGGATGTTCTGAGGAAAAATGAAATTAAGATCAGGGATGCAGAGCGCTCTCTAGCGTACTTCGAAGATACCCTCCGCGAGCTACAAGCACGGAAAGCTCAACTCGCTCAGCGGGATGATCCAGCAGTTCCACCCAAGGGAAAGCAATATACCAACTTAGATTTGATCAAGGCGGACACACCATTTACCCCAAAGAAGATATCCAAAATGCTGCACCAGCTGGAGTTCAAGCACCAGGTCGAAATGCAGTATAAAAAGGGCATCGACAAAATGGCAAAGCTCTATCAAGCCGACGGGgacaagaaatcaaaagcCGATGCGGAAAGTAAGCGATTTGAAAGTGACAAGAAGATACATCTTCTAGAATCGGCGCTTAAGCGATATAAGAATTTGCATATCTTGGATGATGTTGTAGAAGACGATGAAAACG ATGGTACTGGTAATGATGGTGAACGGAAGGATAAACTACGTTCTAAACCTCTCTCTGGGACACTATATGTCACAGTCAAGGGTGCCCGGGAGTTGGATCACGCTCCTGTTATCGCTGCGTCGCGTTCCCGTTCAGCTTCGAAGGTCACGGAAACCCATGTTTCGATAAAAGTTGAAGGGACGCAACTGGCAAAGTCGCATCCTTCGCGCACCGACCGATGGAATGAAGAATTTGAAATCTCTGTGGACAAGGCAAATGAAGTTGAAATCGTCATTTACGATAAACAAGTTAGCGAGCCTCACGCAATACCCATCGGCCTATTATGGATTAGAGTCACCGACCTTGTCGATGCCCTAAGGCGACAGAAGGCAGGCATGGACGGACAAGGCGGCTGGGTCACTGCTGGCGCGATGCCGGGAGACAATCCAGCTGGAATGTCTATACACCCACAACATGGAGACATGAATTCTCCGCTCGGGTACGGCGCCAATGCTGCTGGAAGTAATCCTAGTTCCGGATTTTCTGGTCAAGGATCCGATGGGATTGATGCATGGTTTGCTGTTGAACCAGCTGGTGCAATTGCTCTGCATCTCAACTTCG TCAAGGAGAACGTACGAAAGAGACCGTTAGATGGCGCAGGCTTGGGTGGTCTGGGCCGACAAGGCGCTGTAAGGAAGCGCAAGGGAGAAGTACACGAAATGAACGGGCACAAATTTGTGCAGAGGCAATTTTACCAACTCATGCTTTGCGCATTCTGCAACGATTTCCTACTCAATGCTCTTGGGTATCAATGCGAAGACTGCCGATATACTTGTCATAAAAAGTGTTATGAAAAAGTTGTCACCAAGTGTATATCAAGGTCGGGCACTGGG GAAGgcgatgaagaaaagatcaACCATCGTATACCACATCGTTTCGAACCCCTTACCAACATTGGTGCCAACTGGTGCTGTCACTGTGGTTATATGTTGCCTCTTGGACGTAAGAATTCTCGAAAATGTTCCGAGTGCGATATTACCTGCCATGCTAACTGTGCTCACCTTGTACCTGACTTTTGTGGTATGTCAATGGAGACGGCCAACGAACTTTTGAAAAATTGGAAAGACATAAACCAACAACGCAGTAAAGCACAAACAAGTAGACCAGCTGGCAGACAATATAACGAGCCCGCTCACACTGCATCACCTTCACTGGACTCCACAATGGATCGCTTGAAATTAGGCGGTCCTGAAGTCGGTCCCCCGCCTATTGACCCTTACGGTAGACCAATTTCAGCAACACCTCCTGATAGATACCAGCCCCAAGATCCACGAATGTATCAACCGTCATCACCgccacaacaacaacaacaggtCTTACAGCCTTACGGACAACCTGCCAGACCGCCTCCGGGTGCTAGAGTTCCAATACCACCCGCATACCCTCAAGATCCTATGCTGAATCGTCCACCAAATCAATACGATGTTGGCCCTCCTCTACAGGTAGACCCGAATTACGGGTCGGGGGGATATCCA TCTCCACGAATGCAACAGCAACAGttacaacagcagcagcaaggtTCTCCTCAAGCAATGAAGGGTGCATTACCTCCAACACCACAGGGAAGACCAATGGACCGCCCAGGTTCTGCCCCAGTTCCACAATCCCAGCGTATAATGCAACAGCAGATTCCAGCACGGCAGGCGTCCCGTAAAAGGAAGGTTGGACTCGATgatttcaatttcttggctGTTCTTGGAAAAGGAAACTTTGGTAAGGTCATGTTGgctgaagaaaagaagaccAATGGTCTATATGCGATCAAAGTCTTGAAAAAGGAATTCATCATTGACAATGATGAAGTAGAAAG CACTCGTTCGGAAAAGCGTGTTTTCCTTGTTGCTGCTAGGGAACGTCATCCATTCCTGCTTGGACTACATTCTTGTTTCCAGACGGAAACTCGAGTTTACTTTGTTATGGAGTATGTTAGTGGGGGTGATCTTATGTTGCATATTCAGCGAAAACAGTTTTCTCTGCGACAAGCAAAATTCTATGCCTCAGAGGTCCTTTTGGCTTTGGAATATTTTCACGCCAATGGCATCATTTATCG TGATCTAAAGCTTGATAACATTTTGCTTACATTGGATGGCCATGTCAAAGTCGGTGATTATGGTCTATGCAAGGAAGAAATGTGGTATGGACAGACGACGAGCACCTTCTGCGGTACTCCAGAATTTATGGCACCTGAG ATCCTTCTCGAGCAACGTTATGGACGGGCCGTTGATTGGTGGGCTTTCGGTGTTTTGACTTATGAGATGCTTCTGGGGCAATCCCCTTTCCGTggagatgatgaggatgaaatATTCGACGCTATCTTGGAAGACGAACCCCTTTACCCTATAACAATGCCTCGGGATGCTGTTTCCATATTGCAGAAG TTGTTAACTCGTGACCCTGCTCGACGTCTTGGATCAGGGAAGGAAGACGCAGAAGAGATCAAACGACAGCCATTCTTCAAGGACGTCAATTTTGACGACGTATTAAATAAACGAATTCCTCCCCCATATTTCCCCACAATT AACGGCAGTGCCGATACCAGCAATTTCGACGAAGAGTTCACGCGCGAGCAACCTACTCTGACCCCAGTACACGGCCAACTGTCGTCTCGCGATCAGGCAGAATTCAATGGTTTCTCATGG GTTGCTGCCTGGGCTGATAATTGA
- a CDS encoding mRNA stability protein (mRNA stability protein mug134) has protein sequence MNPFQRNKVDISNLNPQEQQLFAKYGKLPTHKSVLMKMQKDRKYFDSGDYALSKAGVAPQSTVGTAIPNPENIPHATPGNGHNNGAHPISISPTNSTSPVNKESGLATNENTNVPDEDQTSVEPEANAESTTVVEETTTSETVVEEIKAAV, from the exons ATGAATCCCTTCCAACGCAATAAAGTCGACATCAGC AACCTGAACCCGCAAGAGCAACAGCTATTTGCGAAATATGGAAAACTGCCAACACATAAGAGCGTCCTCATGAAGATGCAGAAG GATCGGAAGTACTTTGATTCTGGAGATTACGCTCTTTCAAAGGCCGGAGTTGCTCCCCAAAGCACTGTTGGTACTGCGATCCCGAATCCGGAGAA TATCCCTCATGCAACTCCGGGGAACGGTCACAACAACGGTGCACACCCTATTTCGATTTCGCCCACAAATTCGACTAGCCCCGTAAATAAAGAGAGCGGACTGGCAACCAATGAGAACACAAATGTTCCGGATGAAGACCAAACTAGTGTTGAACCCGAGGCCAACGCCGAGTCTACGACCGTCGTCGAAGAGACAACCACATCCGAGACTGTGGTCGAGGAAATCAAGGCAGCTGTGTAA
- a CDS encoding DNA polymerase alpha subunit B, whose product MDSQLREELERVFRDNGHIIDDKLIPECVSICKMYVISPEDFRFKVEAMNYKPSTTRSEIMPITMETLSGVKTQIQQNLAKANAPRAQNASRGLNTAQVDRNRFITGMGRGFSNKTVVQPLPVKQEGTEVESGWVHRSNTVQTSNVSFVGPSSDAESRKKRAYRYMFEKISERSDSLDQLIDDFADLIRAHYEISEFGDPSATTDEEVVVVGRITHDAEAGSIAKLVEGAITIESSRMLSSGARVLLTLDPAIKVRGSVKGVGGFGIYPGAIVVLKGKNGGGGYFLATEVLSIPPLKPSPAAQRLINPKMDPLTSQNQINMMVVCGPFTTDSDIGYKPWRALLHQIKAQKPDVLLLIGPFVDAAHPKIKAGELDVSPANLFRAHFVDPLKAFLIASPGSIVLLLPSVRDLTSTHAAFPQPELDADVFNFNPRIHLLPNPARFTINDVSFAATSVDTLFHLRKEEYFKRGVEVEPLPAEANDLPNDVMANLCRHMLLQRSFYPIFPPPPDLSAEVNLDMSHFDGARMVDEGDLDYAPDVLILPSRLKQFSKVVHTTSTLNPSFLSKGTFGTILLGPRSAGTPLERLKLEVAKLEVPTPASATATATKIEV is encoded by the exons ATGGACTCCCAGCTACGTGAAGAGTTGGAACGCGTCTTTAGGGACAATGGGCACATAATTGACGACAAATTGATTCCAGAAT GCGTTTCTATATGTAAAATGTATGTCATAAGTCCAGAGGACTTTAGATTCAAGGTCGAAGCGATGAACTACAAACCTTCGACGACGCGGTCGGAAATTATGCCCATCACAATGGAGACTTTGAGCGGTGTGAAGACGCAGATTCAGCAGAATCTGGCCAAGGCAAATGCACCGAGGGCGCAGAACGCGTCTCGGGGACTCAACACTGCCCAGGTTGATCGAAATAGGTTCATAACAGGGATGGGCCGAGGGTTCAGCAATAAAACTGTTGTCCAACCTCTTCCGGTGAAGCAAGAGGGTACCGAAGTGGAATCAGGTTGGGTGCATCGGAGTAACACTGTCCAGACATCTAATGTCAGCTTCGTTGGACCATCATCGGATGCGGAATCGCGAAAAAAACGTGCCT ACCGATATATGTTTGAGAAGATATCAGAAAGAAGCGACT CTCTTGACCAACTGATTGACGATTTTGCGGATCTCATTCGCGCGCACTATGAAATTTCCGAGTTCGGGGATCCTTCGGCTACAACAGAT GAGgaagttgttgttgtcggaCGCATCACACATGATGCCGAAGCTGGATCGATAGCGAAGCTGGTTGAAGGAGCAATTACTATCGAATCATCGCGTATGCTATCATCAGGTGCTCGCGTACTGCTCACATTGGATCCAGCAATTAAAGTTAGAGGATCTGTCAAGGGTGTAGGAGGTTTTGGGATATATCCGGGAGCGATTGTTGTATTGAAAGGCAAGAACGGAGGCGGAGGATATTTCCTGGCCACAGAAGTGCTTAGT ATTCCGCCCCTTAAACCGTCCCCTGCAGCTCAGAGGTTAATCAACCCTAAGATGGACCCCTTGACATCACAAAACCAAATTAATATGATGGTTGTTTGTGGTCCTTTTACAACGGACTCTGATATTGGGTACAAACCATGGCGTGCccttcttcaccaaatcAAAGCACAGAAACCGGACGTGTTACTATTG ATTGGCCCATTCGTTGATGCCGCTcatccaaaaatcaaagcGGGAGAGTTGGATGTTTCTCCAGCAAATCTGTTCCGTGCCCACTTTGTGGATCCTTTAAAAGCTTTCCTGATAGCATCACCTGGAAGCATAGTGCTTTTACTCCCTTCCGTGCGAGATTTGACAAGCACACACGCGGCGTTCCCTCAGCCAGAGCTTGACGCTGATGTCTTCAATTTCAACCCT CGCATTCATCTTTTGCCTAACCCTGCTCGGTTCACTATTAACGACGTTTCGTTCGCTGCCACCAGCGTAGATACCTTGTTCCACCTAAGGAAAGAGGAATACTTCAAACGAGGAGTAGAAGTCGAACCTCTTCCAGCCGAAGCTAACGATCTACCTAACGATGTCATGGCTAACCTGTGTCGGCACATGCTCTTACAAAGAAG CTTCTACCCTATCTTCCCGCCACCGCCTGACCTGTCCGCCGAAGTCAATCTGGACATGAGCCATTTTGACGGTGCGCGGATGGTGGATGAAGGAGATTTGGATTATGCGCCAGATGTGCTTATTTTGCCAAGTCGGCTGAAGCAGTTCTCAAAA GTTGTTCACACCACGAGCACATTGAACCCGTCGTTCCTCAGCAAAGGGACCTTTGGAACAATCTTGCTGGGCCCGCGGTCTGCTGGAACGCCACTGGAACGGTTAAAATTGGAAGTCGCAAAATTGGAAGTACCAACGCCAGCAAGCGCGACTGCGACTGCAACAAAAATAGAAGTGTAG
- a CDS encoding COBW domain-containing protein 2 has translation MSFSDSDDEPPSLVEASDISQPNPSSAPPSQSVRVPLTIICGFLGAGKSTLLKRILTEKHGYRIAVIMNEFGDTADIEAKTINVSSADDPTAEQTEEFLELANGCLCCSIKDTGVAAIEKLMQKKGAFDYILLETTGLADPGPIASMFWLNEEYANGLADIVLDGVVCVVDAVFGLKQMEEDHDTDDLKIGESVRQVSPQIAGSDVILLNKSDLVDPSLLAETEATIKQINPAAPIYKTVKGDIDLKHIIGISAYRLPPPDMSKPDGNADDDTHVHSEDCEHTHELPPNHYELRGISSLQVSCGILSEAQLDKLDVWIRTALWENKIEDGGGGTSDLKVLRCKGAFTSEKGVHYVLQGVRSMYEISELPSTDSMGVPDTGKIVLIGKGLDDAVRKSLEHVLAG, from the exons ATGTCTTTCAGCGATTCTGATGATGAACCTCC TTCCCTCGTCGAGGCGTCCGATATCTCACAACCCAATCCATCATCCGCTCCTCCCTCGCAATCCGTGCGCGTACCACTGACAATCATATGCGGCTTCCTAGGCGCCGGAAAATCGACTCTGCTCAA GCGCATCCTCACAGAAAAACATGGCTATCGGATAGCGGTCATCATGAACGAGTTTGGCGACACTGCT GACATCGAAG CCAAAACGATCAACGTATCTTCTGCCGATGATCCAACGGCGGAACAGACAGAAGAGTTTCTAGAGCTCGCGAATGGGTGCCTGTGCTGCAGCATTAAAGACACCGGGGTAGCCGCCATCGAGAAGCTGATGCAGAAGAAGGGCGCTTTCGATTATATCCTGCTGGAGACTACCGGCCTGGCCGACCCTG GTCCTATCGCCTCGATGTTTTGGCTAAACGAAGAGTATGCCAATGGGCTTGCGGATATTGTTCTGGATGGTGTTGTCTGTGTGGTCGACGCGGTCTTTGGGTTAAAG CAAATGGAAGAGGATCATGATACGGACGACCTCAAAATTGGCGAAAGCGTACGGCAAGTCTCTCC GCAGATCGCAGGCTCAGACGTGATATTGCTTAACAAATCAGACTTGGTAGACCCATCATTGCTGGCCGAAACGGAAGCTACCATAAAGCAGATCAATCCCGCCGCACCGATATACAAAACCGTCAAAGGAGACATTGACCTCAAGCACATCATCGGCATTTCTGCTTACAGACTCCCCCCTCCTGACATGTCAAAGCCAGACGGCAACGCCGACGATGACACCCACGTCCATTCTGAAGATTGCGAACACACACACGAGCTGCCACCCAACCACTACGAGTTGCGCGGCATCTCGAGTCTGCAAGTATCATGTGGAATCCTGAGCGAGGCGCAGCTGGACAAGCTCGACGTGTGGATCCGCACCGCGTTGTGGGAAAATAAAATCGaggatggtggtggcgggACGTCTGACCTCAAGGTTCTGCGCTGCAAAGGAGCGTTTACGTCTGAGAAGGGCGTGCACTATGTTCTGCAGGGTGTGCGGAGCATGTACGAGATTTCAGAGCTGCCATCGACCGATAGCATGGGCGTACCTGACACAGGAAAGATTGTGCTCATAGGCAAAGGCTTGGATGACGCAGTCCGGAAGAGCCTGGAACATGTACTCGCAGGATAA
- a CDS encoding Serine/threonine/tyrosine-interacting protein has translation MASTMSEEQLRSVIQGPIDVEWRYEMRRECQEILPGLLLGPFVASKSLETLLSLHVTHIVCIRDAKEAFSVRPRFPDNFKYMTLDVQDNEEQNLIRLFPAAKAFIDQAINEGGRVLVHCNGGISLSPAFVVMFVMQHYQLSWEDALHLVQNRRYCISPNGGFLTQIKEYEAIYKASVAHAAFPTAQRTVARRKREDEDDEDNERVDDRKRPLMQADSLDENAMQT, from the exons ATGGCCTCAACGATGAGCGAAGAGCAGCTCAGGAGCGTCATCCAGGGCCCGATCGACGTTGAATGGCG GTACGAGATGCGCAGAGAATGCCAGGAGATCCTCCCAGGGCTCCTTCTCGGCCCCTTCGTAGCGTCCAAGTCGCTAGAGACGCTGCTCAGTCTGCATGTAACACACAT TGTCTGCATCCGCGATGCCAAAGAGGCGTTCTCTGTCCGCCCGCGCTTCCCCGATAACTTCAAGTACATGACGCTCGATGTGCAGGATAACGAGGAGCAGAATCTCATACGCCTCTTCCCCGC TGCTAAAGCCTTCATTGATCAAGCTATCAACGAAGGAGGGCGCGTCCTCGTGCACTGCAACG GAGGGATCTCATTATCTCCGGCCTTTGTCGTGATGTTTGTCATGCAGCATTACCAGCTCTCGTGGGAGGATGCGCTGCATCTGGTGCAAAATCGTCGATACTGCATTTCACCAAACGGCGGCTTTTTGACCCAGATCAAG GAATACGAAGCCATATACAAAGCTAGCGTCGCGCATGCTGCGTTCCCCACGGCGCAGAGAACGGTAGCCCGTCGTAAGcgcgaggatgaagatgatgaggacAACGAACG AGTGGATGACCGAAAGCGACCGCTCATGCAAGCCGACTCGCTAGACGAGAACGCGATGCAGACATAA
- a CDS encoding UDP-galactose transporter-like protein 1 (UDP-galactose transporter homolog 1) — MCVTPFYSPDLCSSYSTVSVPFAHIDGKSSHKFKSALFMGTCQSALSSVSALLYILLRRKSTDTLSKSLGLEHTEPVAVNGAANGNGKANGKHHHDKPSTRFSTKALLLRYLQCSVFITSAAPFGFAALSYISYPAMVLGKSCKLVPVMIMNVLLYRRKFAPHKYLVVLMVTTGITIFMGMGDDKKKSKSHGGGNGQAQTPYANLIGISYLLINLALDGATNSTQDEIFTRHKVTGQQMMFWINIFCTLLTSILSVLPLPYIPVIHPSEDGQSELVGALTFISEHPSIIVPLAQFALTGALGQLFIFETLQHFGSLTLVTITLTRKLFTMLLSVVVYNHTLTMGQWLGAAVVFAGISVEAFVKRKDVHAKRVIQEKEKAKIKSL; from the exons ATGTGCGTCACTCCATTCTATTCACCAGATCTGTGTTCATCATACTCCACAGTGTCCGTCCCATTTGCACACATAGATGGCAAGTCATCCCACAAGTTCAAGTCTGCCCTCTTCATGGGCACATGTCAGAGCGCGCTCAGTTCTGTGTCCGCTCTGCTGTATATCCTCCTCCGTCGCAAGTCCACAGATACCCTCTCCAAAAGCCTCGGTCTCGAGCACACAGAACCAGTGGCAGTTAATGGTGCTGCCAACGGGAACGGCAAAGCTAACGGAAAGCACCACCACGACAAGCCCTCTACGCGTTTCTCCACCAAGGCACTTCTGCTTCGATACCTTCAGTGCTCTGTCTTCATAACCTCTGCCGCACCCTTTGGCTTCGCCGCTCTCTCCTACATTTCATACCCCGCTATGGTCCTCGGCAAGTCGTGCAAGCTCGTCCCCGTCATGATCATGAACGTCCTGCTCTACCGCCGCAAGTTCGCGCCCCACAAGTACCTCGTCGTCCTCATGGTCACCACCGGCATCACCATCTTCATGGGCATGGGCGACGACAAGAAAAAGTCCAAGTCCCATGGTGGCGGCAACGGCCAGGCACAGACGCCCTACGCCAATCTCATCGGCATATCCTACCTCCTCATCAACCTCGCCCTGGACGGCGCCACCAACTCTACCCAGGACGAAATCTTCACAAGGCACAAAGTCACCGGCCAGCAGATGATGTTCTGGATCAACATCTTCTGCACCCTCCTCACCTCCATTCTCTCTGTTCTCCCTCTGCCATATATCCCTGTCATCCACCCCTCGGAGGACGGACAATCGGAACTCGTTGGCGCACTCACCTTCATTTCAGAGCACCCGTCTATCATTGTACCTCTTGCTCAATTCGCTCTCACCGGTGCTCTAGGTCAACTATTTATCTTTGAAACACTCCAACATTTCGGATCATTGACATTAGT TACGATAACCTTAACTCGTAAATTATTCACCATGCTACTGTCCGTGGTTGTTTATAACCATACCCTCACCATGGGCCAATGGCTGGGCGCAGCTGTTGTATTCGCTGGAATATCCGTGGAAGCGTTCGTCAAACGCAAAG ATGTCCACGCAAAACGCGTTATtcaggaaaaggaaaaggctAAGATAAAATCATTGTAA